The following coding sequences lie in one Mercenaria mercenaria strain notata chromosome 5, MADL_Memer_1, whole genome shotgun sequence genomic window:
- the LOC123557509 gene encoding uncharacterized protein LOC123557509, which translates to MPKENLKEKLDGNELDLSLSNLTTVPVKDLAELPKATHLDLSCNLLADLPDTFCTLTHLVKIDLSKNLLTKLPDDFGNLTRLQHLDLLGNRLTVLPVSMYQLTKLKWLDLKDNPLEPELKKVAGDCLDEKQCKKCATDVVAHNKLIHNAIQKKLQAQREEERKKKQAEEAALEAERLRIAEEKKRKKQNKKQAQKAKKQATPERQEQKPNEPIASSSKTKQKATKKGDGGGGQCCMKFLFWLFLALGLVLAALTTILVFCQNDPKHNFCEVIQFEAKVVPWTKTNVVPHIEKVQDTAVDLGTKAKVYADKGVVWVQENGPKFVDFVKQEWNDAKEFVLERYRSFTGEDEKTLKKESASSKKPKPTTTTTQKPTTTTTTQKPTTTTTTQKPTTTQKPTTTTTTTTTTTTQKPTTTTTTQKPTTTTTQKPATTTTTQKPTTTTTTQKPTTTTTTQKPTTTTTTQKPTTTTTTQKPTTTTTTQKPTTTTTTQKPTTTTTTQKPTTTTTTQKPTTTTTTQKPTTTTTTQKPTTTTTTQKPTTTTTTQKPTTTTTTQKPTTTTTTQKPTTTTTTQKPTTTTTTQKPTTTQKPTTTTTTQKPTTTTTTQKPTTTTTTQKPTTTTTTQKPTTTTTTQKPTTTTTQKPTTTTTTQKPTTTTTTQKPTTTTTAQKPTSTTTQKTKSEKPVEKVDPKKINVDSKENERVIKGGQRVHDQELKTDEKVVRGGQQNKQN; encoded by the exons GACACTTTCTGTACACTGACCCACCTTGTGAAGATAGACCTCAGCAAGAATCTATTAACCAAACTTCCAGATGACTTTGGTAACTTGACTCGGCTCCAGCATCTGGACCTGCTGGGTAACAGACTTACAGTGTTACCAGTGAGCATGTACCAGCTCACTAAACTCAAATGGCTCGATTTAAAGGACAACCCGTTGGAGCCTGAGCTGAAGAAAGTTGCAGGAGATTGTTTGGATGAGAAACAGTGCAAGAAATGTGCCACGGAT GTTGTTGCTCACAATAAACTTATTCACAATGCAATACAGAAGAAATTGCAGGCACAGCGAGAGGAAGAGAGAA AGAAGAAACAAGCAGAAGAGGCTGCACTAGAGGCAGAGAGACTGAGAATTGCTGaggagaaaaaaagaaagaaacaaaacaagaaacaagCTCAGAAAGCCAAAAAACAAGCCACACCCGAAAGACAGGAACAAAAACCAA ATGAACCAATAGCATCATCAAGTAAAACAAAGCAGAAGGCAACAAAGAAAG GTGACGGAGGAGGTGGTCAGTGCTGTATGAAGTTCCTGTTTTGGCTCTTCCTCGCTCTAGGCCTAGTCCTGGCAGCTCTTACAACCATCCTTGTCTTCTGTCAGAACGATCCAAAACACAACTTTTGTGAAGTGATCCAGTTTGAAGCAAAGGTGGTTCCTTGGACTAAAACTAATGTTGTACCACATATAGAGAAAGTTCAGGACACAGCTGTTGATTTGGGAACAAAAGCAAAGGTTTATGCAGATAAAGGTGTTGTGTGGGTACAAGAAAATGGGCCAAAGTTTGTTGACTTTGTAAAGCAGGAATGGAATGATGCTAAAGAATTTGTACTTGAAAGGTACAGATCTTTCACAGGTGAGGAtgaaaaaacactgaaaaaagaATCTGCATCCTCAAAGAAACCGAAACCAACCACTACCACCACACAAAAAcctaccaccactaccaccacacAAAAACCTACCACCACTACAACCACGCAGAAACCTACAACCACACAGAAACCTACTACTACAACCACAACAACCACTACTACTACAACCCAGAAACCAACCACAACTACCACCACTCAGAAACCAACCACAACTACAACCCAGAAACCAGCCACGACTACCACCACTCAGAAACCAACCACAACAACTACAACCCAGAAACCAACCACGACTACCACCACTCAGAAACCAACCACAACAACTACAACCCAGAAACCAACCACGACTACCACCACTCAGAAACCAACCACAACAACTACAACCCAGAAACCAACAACGACTACCACCACTCAGAAACCAACCACAACAACTACTACTCAGAAACCAACCACGACAACCACCACTCAGAAACCAACCACTACAACAACAACTCAGAAACCAACCACGACAACCACCACTCAGAAACCAACCACTACAACAACAACTCAGAAACCAACCACGACAACCACCACTCAGAAACCAACCACGACAACAACAACTCAGAAACCAACAACGACTACTACCACTCAGAAACCAACAACGACTACTACCACTCAGAAACCAACCACAACTACTACTACTCAGAAACCAACCACAACCCAGAAACCAACCACGACAACCACCACTCAGAAACCAACCACGACAACCACAACCCAGAAACCAACCACTACCACCACAACTCAGAAACCAACCACAACTACAACAACTCAGAAACCAACTACAACTACTACAACACAGAAACCAACAACGACTACAACTCAGAAACCAACCACAACTACCACAACCCAGAAACCTACGACTACTACTACAACTCAAAAaccaactactactactacagctCAGAAACCAACATCTACCACCACACAGAAAACAAAAAGTGAGAAGCCAGTAGAGAAAGTAgatcctaaaaaaataaatgtagattCTAAAGAAAATGAAAGGGTTATAAAAGGAGGACAGAGGGTACATGACCAAGAACTGAAAACAGATGAGAAAGTTGTTAGAGGCGGGCAGCAGaataaacaaaattga